A single region of the Streptomyces sp. NBC_01803 genome encodes:
- a CDS encoding carboxypeptidase-like regulatory domain-containing protein, whose translation MTDESGAEALIIRGQVRDSLGVALPRAVVTLTGAEGGRNLMKTRSADDGGFTVIAPGHGDYLLAAFSPQLGTQSILVRLDGRPVEVEFRMDVPGAVVD comes from the coding sequence ATGACGGACGAGTCCGGGGCGGAAGCCCTCATCATCCGGGGCCAGGTGCGTGACTCGCTGGGAGTCGCGTTGCCGCGGGCCGTGGTGACGCTCACGGGCGCCGAGGGCGGCCGGAATCTGATGAAGACGCGCAGTGCCGACGACGGCGGCTTCACGGTGATCGCGCCGGGCCACGGTGACTATCTGCTGGCCGCGTTCTCCCCGCAGCTCGGCACTCAGAGCATCCTGGTGAGACTGGACGGCCGCCCCGTCGAAGTGGAATTCCGGATGGATGTTCCCGGCGCGGTAGTGGACTGA
- a CDS encoding ABC transporter substrate-binding protein, producing the protein MRRIRARGAIGIGLAVAVVVGAIGGWMVFRPDGGDKEPIVVGSTATPTMVDPGGAYDAGAWSLMSNLYQSLLTFTPGQEKPVPDAAESCGFTDNELTVFRCRLRDDLTFSDGDPVTPEDVKFSYDRVLAMAARAEREAGDDSIPEEDKFVYAGPAALLASLEAVRIDGRDIVFELNQPDATFPFIVAGSAGAIVDQDSYEELEPRTDGRVVGSGPYLLVGYQEGVLAELEPNPAYRGAAEVPEFPVTVRYFRQAEDGTPAERLLAEAWEAGELDVNDGKMPPQMMAEINISDPDFRFSESTDGSIRVLAFNTREGAPMADETAREVAASLLDREAISRHVQQDTVEPLYSLIPVGFTGHGTPYYDRYRDRDPDELRDALESAGLEVPVAFHLAYSRGVASNEEADLMERQLEADGLFEVQIQYYDWSQFIPTVYGTHPYDAYLVGWSPDFPDPATFTAALLGPGDGLNTGYHSDTIDELIARTQTESDRGRAAEDFRTIHEHAADEAPIIPIWQAKQITISRSDITGIQHLSTHSGVWRLWELRRI; encoded by the coding sequence GTGCGACGAATCCGGGCCAGAGGGGCCATAGGCATCGGACTGGCCGTGGCGGTGGTGGTCGGCGCGATCGGCGGCTGGATGGTCTTCCGGCCGGACGGCGGTGACAAGGAGCCGATCGTGGTCGGCAGCACCGCGACGCCCACCATGGTCGATCCAGGCGGTGCCTATGACGCCGGCGCCTGGTCGCTGATGAGCAACCTCTACCAGTCGCTGCTGACCTTCACGCCCGGGCAGGAGAAGCCCGTTCCCGACGCGGCCGAGAGCTGCGGGTTCACCGACAACGAGCTCACGGTCTTCCGCTGCCGGCTCCGCGACGACCTCACGTTCAGTGACGGCGACCCGGTCACTCCCGAGGACGTCAAGTTCTCCTACGACCGCGTCCTCGCCATGGCCGCGCGCGCCGAGCGGGAGGCCGGCGACGACAGCATCCCGGAGGAGGACAAGTTCGTCTACGCGGGTCCGGCCGCCCTGCTGGCCTCCCTGGAGGCGGTGCGGATCGACGGCCGGGACATCGTCTTCGAGCTGAACCAGCCGGACGCGACCTTCCCCTTCATCGTCGCGGGCAGCGCCGGGGCCATCGTCGACCAGGACAGCTACGAGGAGCTGGAGCCGCGCACGGACGGACGGGTCGTCGGCTCGGGACCGTATCTGCTCGTCGGCTACCAGGAGGGCGTTCTCGCCGAGCTGGAGCCCAACCCCGCCTACCGGGGCGCCGCCGAGGTCCCCGAATTCCCGGTCACCGTCCGGTACTTCAGACAGGCGGAGGACGGCACCCCGGCCGAGCGGCTGCTGGCCGAGGCGTGGGAGGCCGGGGAGCTCGACGTCAACGACGGCAAGATGCCGCCCCAGATGATGGCCGAGATCAACATCAGCGACCCGGACTTCCGCTTCTCCGAGTCCACCGACGGCTCCATCCGGGTGCTGGCCTTCAACACCCGCGAGGGCGCGCCCATGGCGGATGAGACCGCCCGCGAGGTGGCCGCCTCCCTCCTGGACCGCGAGGCGATCAGCCGCCATGTGCAGCAGGACACCGTCGAGCCCCTCTACTCCCTGATCCCCGTGGGCTTCACCGGGCACGGCACCCCGTACTACGACCGGTACCGCGACCGCGACCCCGACGAACTGCGCGACGCGCTGGAGAGCGCGGGCCTGGAGGTGCCGGTCGCCTTCCACCTCGCCTACTCGCGCGGCGTCGCCAGCAACGAGGAAGCCGACCTCATGGAGCGGCAGCTGGAGGCCGACGGCCTCTTCGAGGTCCAGATCCAGTACTACGACTGGAGCCAGTTCATCCCCACCGTGTACGGGACGCACCCGTACGACGCCTACCTCGTCGGCTGGAGCCCGGACTTCCCCGATCCGGCCACGTTCACCGCCGCGCTCCTCGGCCCCGGCGACGGCCTCAACACCGGCTACCACAGTGACACCATCGACGAGCTGATCGCCCGGACCCAGACCGAGTCCGACCGGGGCCGCGCCGCCGAGGACTTCCGGACCATTCACGAACACGCCGCCGACGAAGCGCCGATCATCCCGATCTGGCAGGCCAAGCAGATCACCATCAGCCGGTCGGACATCACCGGCATCCAGCATCTGTCGACCCACAGCGGCGTGTGGCGCCTGTGGGAGCTGCGCCGCATCTGA
- a CDS encoding FAD-binding oxidoreductase: MSTLVARLHEGLPVQAVLTDPDVTASYAHDMAGFCPAGAPAAVVLPRTAEQVRHVMRTASELRVPVVPQGARTGLSGAANAVDGCVVLSLVRMNRIIEIDPVNRIAVVEPGVVNADLSKAVAAHGLAYPPDPSSWEQCTIGGNIGTGSGGLCCVKYGVTAEYVLGLDVVLADGRLLSTGRRTAKGVAGYDLTRLFVGSEGTLGVVVRAVLALRPAPPPSLALAAEFPSTAAAGDAVCRIMAAGHTPSLLELMDATTVKAVNTMTRMGLPESTRALLLAAFDTADPAADLAAVAAVCRAAGATGVVPADDAAESELLLAARRAALPALEGVKGTTMIDDVCVPRDRLADLLEGVARIAERHGLTIGVCAHAGDGNTHPTVCFDASDADESRRARESFDEIMALGLELGGTITGEHGVGLLKREWLARELGPVGLELQRSLRRVFDPLGILNPGKVF, encoded by the coding sequence ATGAGCACTCTTGTCGCGCGCCTGCACGAGGGGCTGCCGGTCCAGGCGGTCCTGACCGATCCCGATGTCACGGCCTCCTACGCGCACGACATGGCCGGCTTCTGCCCGGCCGGCGCCCCCGCCGCCGTGGTACTGCCGCGCACCGCGGAGCAGGTGCGGCACGTGATGCGGACGGCGAGCGAGCTGCGGGTGCCGGTGGTGCCGCAGGGCGCGCGGACCGGGCTGTCGGGGGCGGCCAACGCCGTGGACGGCTGTGTCGTCCTCTCCCTCGTCCGCATGAACCGGATCATCGAGATCGACCCGGTGAACCGGATCGCGGTGGTCGAGCCCGGCGTCGTCAACGCCGACCTCTCCAAGGCGGTGGCCGCGCACGGCCTGGCCTATCCCCCGGACCCGTCGAGCTGGGAGCAGTGCACCATCGGCGGGAACATCGGCACCGGCTCCGGCGGGCTGTGCTGCGTCAAGTACGGCGTGACCGCCGAGTATGTGCTGGGGCTGGACGTGGTGCTGGCCGACGGGCGGCTGTTGTCGACCGGACGCCGCACCGCCAAGGGGGTGGCCGGCTACGACCTCACCCGCCTCTTCGTCGGCTCCGAGGGCACGCTCGGCGTCGTCGTCCGGGCGGTGCTCGCGCTGAGGCCCGCGCCACCGCCCAGCCTGGCGCTGGCCGCCGAGTTCCCGTCCACGGCGGCGGCCGGCGACGCCGTGTGCCGGATCATGGCCGCGGGGCACACCCCCTCGCTGCTGGAGCTGATGGACGCCACCACCGTCAAGGCCGTCAACACCATGACCAGGATGGGCCTGCCGGAGTCGACGCGGGCGCTGCTGCTGGCCGCGTTCGACACCGCCGACCCCGCCGCCGACCTGGCCGCGGTGGCCGCGGTGTGCCGTGCGGCCGGGGCCACCGGGGTGGTCCCGGCCGACGACGCGGCCGAGTCGGAGCTGCTGCTGGCCGCCCGGCGCGCCGCGCTCCCCGCGCTGGAGGGGGTGAAGGGCACGACGATGATCGACGACGTCTGCGTGCCGCGCGACCGGCTGGCCGACCTGCTGGAAGGCGTCGCGCGGATCGCCGAACGGCACGGCCTGACCATCGGCGTGTGCGCGCACGCGGGCGACGGGAACACCCACCCCACCGTGTGCTTCGACGCCTCCGACGCGGACGAGTCGCGGCGCGCCCGGGAGTCGTTCGACGAGATCATGGCGCTCGGACTGGAGCTGGGCGGCACCATCACCGGTGAGCACGGCGTCGGGCTGCTCAAGCGGGAGTGGCTCGCCCGCGAACTCGGCCCGGTCGGCCTGGAGCTCCAGCGCTCGCTGCGGCGGGTCTTCGACCCGCTGGGCATCCTCAACCCCGGCAAGGTGTTCTGA
- a CDS encoding succinate dehydrogenase iron-sulfur subunit, translated as MATPTLEKTDRPAPDPSEHLVTVTFRIRRFNPEEAAEAFWQDFEIRIDPKERVLDALHQIKWELDGSLTFRRSCAHGICGSDAMRINGKNRLACKTLIKDIASLKNGVSTKPISVEPIKGLTVLKDLVVDMDPFFQAYRDVMPFLITKGNEPTRERRQSAADRERFDDTTKCILCAACTSSCPVFWSDGQYFGPAAIVNAHRFIFDSRDEGAEQRLEILNDRDGVWRCRTVFNCTDACPRGIEVTKAIQEVKQALITRRF; from the coding sequence ATGGCTACCCCGACGTTGGAGAAGACCGACCGCCCGGCCCCGGACCCGAGCGAGCACCTGGTCACGGTCACCTTCCGGATCCGCCGGTTCAACCCGGAAGAGGCCGCCGAGGCGTTCTGGCAGGACTTCGAGATCAGGATCGACCCGAAGGAGCGCGTCCTGGACGCGCTGCACCAGATCAAGTGGGAGCTGGACGGCTCGCTGACGTTCCGCCGCTCGTGCGCCCACGGCATCTGCGGCTCGGACGCGATGCGGATCAACGGCAAGAACCGGCTGGCGTGCAAGACCCTGATCAAGGACATCGCCAGCCTGAAGAACGGCGTGAGCACCAAGCCGATCTCCGTCGAGCCGATAAAGGGTCTGACCGTCCTGAAGGACCTGGTCGTGGACATGGACCCGTTCTTCCAGGCGTACCGGGACGTGATGCCGTTCCTGATCACCAAGGGCAACGAGCCCACCCGCGAGCGGCGTCAGTCCGCGGCGGACCGGGAGCGTTTCGACGACACCACCAAGTGCATCCTGTGCGCGGCGTGCACCTCGTCGTGCCCGGTGTTCTGGAGCGACGGGCAGTACTTCGGCCCGGCGGCGATCGTCAACGCCCACCGCTTCATCTTCGACTCCCGCGACGAGGGCGCCGAGCAGCGGCTGGAGATCCTCAACGACCGTGACGGCGTGTGGCGTTGTCGCACGGTGTTCAACTGCACGGACGCCTGCCCGCGCGGCATCGAGGTGACGAAGGCGATCCAGGAGGTCAAGCAGGCCCTGATCACCCGTCGTTTCTGA
- the sdhA gene encoding succinate dehydrogenase flavoprotein subunit yields MQIHKYDTVIVGAGGAGMRAAIEATKRSRTAVLTKLYPTRSHTGAAQGGMAAALANVEDDNWEWHTFDTIKGGDYLVDQDAAEILAKEAIDSVLDLEKMGLPFNRTPEGRIDQRRFGGHSRNHGEAPVRRSCYAADRTGHMILQTLYQNCVKEGVEFYNEFYVLDLLLSETGGVKRTAGVVAYELATGELHVFQAKAVVFASGGNGKFYKVTSNAHTLTGDGQAAAFRRGLPLEDMEFFQFHPTGIWKMGILLTEGARGEGGILRNKDGERFMEKYAPVMKDLASRDVVSRSIYTEIREGRGCGPDGDHVYLDLTHLPPEQLDAKLPDITEFARTYLGIEPYTDPIPIQPTAHYAMGGIPTTVRGEVLADNTTVVPGLYAAGEVACVSVHGANRLGTNSLLDINVFGRRAGIAAAEYAATADYVELPPEPEKFVATEVERMRDATGEERVPVLRKALQETMDKNAMVFRTEQTLKEALADIAELRARYRDVSVQDKGRRFNTDLLEALELGNLLELAEVLVVSALARNESRGGHYREDHPNRDDVNFMRHTMAYREVDADGNESIRLDYKPVVQTRYQPMERKY; encoded by the coding sequence ATGCAGATCCACAAGTACGACACCGTGATCGTCGGCGCCGGCGGCGCCGGGATGCGCGCGGCCATCGAGGCGACCAAGCGCAGCCGCACCGCCGTGCTGACCAAGCTGTACCCGACCCGCTCCCACACGGGCGCCGCCCAGGGCGGCATGGCCGCGGCCCTCGCCAACGTCGAGGATGACAACTGGGAGTGGCACACCTTCGACACCATCAAGGGCGGCGACTACCTGGTGGACCAGGACGCCGCCGAGATCCTGGCGAAGGAGGCCATCGACTCCGTCCTCGACCTGGAGAAGATGGGCCTGCCGTTCAACCGCACCCCCGAGGGCCGGATCGACCAGCGCCGCTTCGGCGGGCACAGCCGCAACCACGGCGAGGCGCCCGTGCGCCGCTCCTGTTACGCGGCCGACCGGACCGGGCACATGATCCTCCAGACGCTGTACCAGAACTGCGTCAAGGAGGGCGTGGAGTTCTACAACGAGTTCTACGTCCTGGACCTGCTGCTCAGCGAGACCGGCGGGGTCAAGCGGACCGCCGGCGTGGTGGCGTACGAGCTGGCCACCGGCGAGCTGCACGTCTTCCAGGCCAAGGCCGTGGTCTTCGCCTCCGGCGGCAACGGCAAGTTCTACAAGGTGACCTCCAACGCCCACACCCTGACCGGCGACGGCCAGGCGGCGGCGTTCCGGCGCGGACTGCCGCTGGAGGACATGGAGTTCTTCCAGTTCCACCCGACCGGCATCTGGAAGATGGGCATCCTGCTCACCGAGGGCGCGCGCGGCGAGGGCGGCATCCTGCGGAACAAGGACGGCGAGCGCTTCATGGAGAAGTACGCGCCGGTCATGAAGGACCTCGCCTCCCGCGACGTCGTCTCCCGCTCGATCTACACCGAGATCCGCGAGGGACGCGGCTGCGGCCCCGACGGCGACCACGTCTACCTCGACCTCACCCACCTGCCGCCGGAGCAACTCGACGCGAAGCTGCCGGACATCACCGAGTTCGCCCGCACCTACTTGGGCATCGAGCCGTACACCGACCCGATCCCGATCCAGCCGACCGCGCACTACGCGATGGGCGGCATCCCCACCACCGTGCGCGGCGAGGTGCTGGCCGACAACACGACCGTGGTGCCCGGCCTCTACGCGGCCGGCGAGGTCGCCTGCGTCTCCGTGCACGGCGCCAACCGGCTCGGCACCAACTCGCTGCTGGACATCAACGTCTTCGGCCGCCGGGCCGGCATCGCCGCCGCCGAGTACGCCGCCACCGCCGACTACGTCGAACTGCCGCCGGAGCCCGAGAAGTTCGTGGCCACCGAGGTGGAGCGGATGCGGGACGCCACGGGCGAGGAGCGCGTCCCGGTGCTCCGGAAGGCGCTCCAGGAGACGATGGACAAGAACGCCATGGTCTTCCGCACCGAGCAGACCCTCAAGGAGGCCCTGGCGGACATCGCGGAGCTGCGCGCCCGCTACCGCGACGTGTCGGTCCAGGACAAGGGCAGGCGGTTCAACACCGACCTGCTGGAGGCTCTCGAACTGGGCAACCTGCTGGAGTTGGCCGAGGTGCTCGTCGTCTCCGCCCTGGCCCGCAACGAATCGCGCGGCGGTCACTACCGCGAGGACCACCCGAACCGCGACGACGTCAACTTCATGCGGCACACCATGGCCTACCGCGAGGTGGACGCCGACGGCAACGAGTCGATCCGGCTGGACTACAAGCCCGTCGTCCAGACCCGCTACCAGCCGATGGAGCGTAAGTACTGA
- a CDS encoding succinate dehydrogenase hydrophobic membrane anchor subunit, giving the protein MAIETTDPADATYGPDHPAPVIEPPRARTGRSPRTTRTNFELYGWVFMRVSGILLVVLVITHLLIQLVLDGGVSKVSFAFVAGRWASPFWQAWDLIMLWLAMLHGGNGLRTIINDYAERDTTRFWLKMLLYTATVFTVLLGTLVIFTFDPNIS; this is encoded by the coding sequence ATGGCCATCGAAACCACCGACCCCGCCGACGCGACCTACGGGCCCGACCACCCCGCGCCGGTCATCGAACCGCCCCGCGCCCGCACCGGCAGGTCCCCGCGCACCACCCGCACGAACTTCGAGCTGTACGGCTGGGTGTTCATGCGGGTGTCCGGCATCCTGCTCGTGGTGCTGGTGATCACCCACCTGCTGATCCAGCTCGTGCTGGACGGCGGCGTCAGCAAGGTCAGCTTCGCCTTCGTCGCGGGCCGCTGGGCCTCGCCGTTCTGGCAGGCGTGGGACCTGATCATGCTGTGGCTCGCCATGCTGCACGGCGGCAACGGCCTGCGGACGATCATCAACGACTACGCGGAGCGCGACACCACGCGCTTCTGGCTGAAGATGCTCCTGTACACGGCCACGGTCTTCACCGTGCTGCTGGGCACCCTGGTGATCTTCACCTTCGACCCGAACATCAGCTAG
- the sdhC gene encoding succinate dehydrogenase, cytochrome b556 subunit, with the protein MPAGTLYRGREGMWSWVAHRVTGVTVFFFLFVHVLDTALVRVSPEAYDDTIAVYKTPIVAVMEYGLVAAVLFHALNGLRVITVDFWAKGARYQRQMLWTVVGLWALTMAGAAYPVLGHALRELFGS; encoded by the coding sequence GTGCCGGCAGGAACGTTGTACCGCGGCCGGGAAGGCATGTGGTCATGGGTGGCGCACCGCGTCACCGGTGTCACCGTTTTCTTCTTCCTGTTCGTCCATGTGCTGGACACCGCGCTGGTCCGTGTCTCGCCCGAGGCATACGACGACACGATCGCGGTCTACAAGACACCCATCGTCGCCGTGATGGAGTACGGCCTCGTCGCCGCCGTCCTCTTCCACGCCCTCAACGGGCTCCGGGTGATCACCGTCGACTTCTGGGCCAAGGGCGCCCGATACCAGCGGCAGATGCTGTGGACCGTGGTCGGCCTGTGGGCCCTGACCATGGCCGGGGCGGCGTATCCGGTGCTCGGGCACGCCCTCCGTGAGCTGTTCGGGAGCTGA
- a CDS encoding beta-N-acetylhexosaminidase — translation MRRVPWRILALAAAVLVFATAAVVAAVRWADGEAGTDRAGAVGRSSAASTPRAGPSPTPSPLPTGPTGEPATIPAVRSFDAEPGPGWAPADATRVVADPDGPLDDEADRLAGELGAGRAAGAARAGDVELALNPDADTGDEGYTLVTDDQRVTITARTDAGVFYGTRTLAQAVDGRGGLPQGTVEDRPDRPQRGLSLDIARKHFPADWIEDRLREMGDLKLNQLQLHLSDDQAFRVESDSHPEIVSDPHLTKDEMRGIVDLAASLHIEVIPEFDSPGHLGAVLDAHPELRLTRADGSVAEGAIDIADPAAGELIDDLLREYDDLFPSRLWHLGGDEYVALFSSDPEATYPGLAEAARDRYGPEATVRDLATGWLNDRAETTRELGRTPQVWNDGMHRGGTVAPDRDRQVTYWTGREYGAREPVEYLDAGYQVVNLNSEYLYYVLGEANGFAYPTGERIYREWTPDVLRGSAPVPDEYAGAGRIPGGRLAVWCDIADAQTPAEVAEGIRMPLRAVAQKLWDPGDPELGWEEFTALADEVAGTGD, via the coding sequence ATGCGACGTGTGCCCTGGCGAATACTCGCACTGGCCGCGGCTGTGCTCGTGTTCGCCACGGCCGCGGTGGTCGCCGCCGTCCGCTGGGCGGACGGGGAGGCCGGGACGGATCGCGCCGGCGCGGTCGGCCGGTCGTCGGCGGCCTCCACGCCCCGGGCCGGCCCGAGCCCCACGCCCTCCCCGTTGCCCACCGGCCCCACCGGGGAGCCGGCCACCATTCCCGCCGTCCGCTCCTTCGACGCCGAGCCCGGCCCCGGCTGGGCGCCGGCCGACGCCACGCGCGTGGTCGCCGACCCCGACGGGCCGCTGGACGACGAGGCCGACCGGCTGGCCGGCGAGCTCGGCGCCGGCCGGGCCGCCGGGGCCGCCCGCGCCGGGGACGTCGAGCTGGCCCTGAACCCGGACGCGGACACCGGGGACGAGGGCTACACCCTGGTCACCGACGATCAGCGGGTCACCATCACCGCGCGGACCGACGCGGGCGTTTTCTACGGCACCCGGACCCTGGCGCAGGCGGTCGACGGACGCGGCGGCCTTCCGCAGGGCACCGTCGAGGACCGCCCTGACCGGCCGCAGCGCGGCCTGTCGCTGGACATCGCTCGCAAGCACTTCCCGGCCGACTGGATCGAGGACCGGCTGCGCGAGATGGGCGACCTCAAGCTCAACCAGCTCCAGCTCCACCTCAGCGACGACCAGGCGTTCCGCGTGGAGAGCGACAGCCACCCCGAGATCGTCTCCGACCCGCACCTGACCAAGGACGAGATGCGCGGCATCGTGGACCTGGCCGCGTCGCTGCACATCGAGGTCATCCCGGAGTTCGACTCGCCCGGCCATCTGGGCGCCGTGCTCGACGCCCACCCCGAGCTGCGGCTGACGCGCGCCGACGGCAGCGTGGCGGAGGGCGCCATCGACATCGCGGACCCGGCGGCCGGCGAGCTGATCGACGACCTGCTGCGCGAGTACGACGACCTCTTCCCCAGCCGCCTGTGGCACCTGGGCGGCGACGAGTACGTGGCGCTGTTCAGCTCGGACCCGGAGGCCACCTATCCCGGGCTGGCCGAGGCGGCGCGCGACCGGTACGGACCGGAGGCCACCGTCCGGGACCTGGCCACCGGCTGGCTCAACGACCGCGCGGAGACCACCCGGGAGCTCGGCCGGACGCCGCAGGTGTGGAACGACGGCATGCACCGGGGCGGGACCGTCGCTCCGGACCGAGACCGGCAGGTCACGTACTGGACGGGCCGCGAGTACGGCGCCAGGGAGCCCGTGGAGTACCTGGACGCCGGGTACCAGGTCGTCAATCTCAACTCCGAGTACCTCTACTACGTCCTGGGCGAGGCCAACGGTTTCGCCTACCCGACCGGCGAGCGGATCTACCGGGAGTGGACGCCCGACGTGCTGCGCGGCTCCGCGCCGGTGCCGGACGAGTACGCCGGTGCCGGGCGGATCCCCGGCGGGCGGCTGGCCGTGTGGTGCGACATCGCCGACGCGCAGACTCCGGCCGAGGTGGCCGAAGGCATCCGCATGCCGCTGCGCGCGGTGGCGCAAAAGCTCTGGGACCCGGGCGACCCCGAGCTGGGCTGGGAGGAGTTCACGGCCCTCGCCGACGAGGTGGCGGGGACCGGGGACTGA
- a CDS encoding acyl-CoA mutase large subunit family protein — translation MTRESESGKPIEPVYGPEALKGWDPREKLGQPGEYPYTRGVYPSMYTGRPWTMRQYAGFGTAVESNARYKQLIANGTMGLSVAFDLPTQMGHDSDAPISSGEVGKVGVAIDSVDDMRVLFDGIPLGKVSTSMTINAPAALLLLLYQLVAEEQGVGADQLTGTIQNDVLKEYIARGTYIFPPKPSLRLIADIFKYCKAELPKWNTISISGYHMAEAGATPAQEIAFTLADGIEYVRTAVAAGMDVDDFGPRLSFFFVARTTLLEEIAKFRAARRIWARVMRDEFGAKNPKSLMLRFHTQTAGVQLTAQQPEVNLVRVAVQALGAVFGGTQSLHTNSYDEAIALPTDKSARLALRTQQVLAYETDVTATVDPFAGSYVIETMTDDMETAVVELMRQVEDRGGAVNAIEQGFQKSEIERSAYRVAQETESGERIVVGVNRFQLDEEEPYEPLRVDPAIEAQQAERLARLRAERDQEAVDAALAALAAAAAGDSENVLYPMKEALRLRATVGEVCNALRDVWGAYVPSETF, via the coding sequence ATGACGCGAGAGTCCGAATCCGGAAAGCCCATCGAGCCGGTGTACGGTCCCGAAGCGCTCAAGGGCTGGGACCCCCGGGAGAAGCTGGGTCAGCCCGGCGAGTATCCGTACACCCGGGGCGTGTACCCGTCCATGTACACGGGCCGGCCGTGGACGATGCGGCAGTACGCGGGCTTCGGCACGGCCGTGGAGTCCAACGCCCGGTACAAGCAGCTGATCGCCAACGGGACGATGGGCCTGTCCGTCGCGTTCGACCTGCCCACCCAGATGGGGCACGACTCGGACGCGCCGATCTCGTCCGGCGAGGTCGGCAAGGTCGGCGTGGCGATCGACTCCGTGGACGACATGCGGGTGCTCTTCGACGGCATCCCGCTGGGCAAGGTGTCCACGTCGATGACGATCAACGCGCCCGCCGCGCTGCTCCTGCTGCTGTACCAGCTCGTCGCCGAGGAGCAGGGCGTCGGCGCGGACCAGCTCACCGGGACCATCCAGAACGACGTGCTGAAGGAGTACATCGCCCGGGGCACGTACATCTTCCCGCCCAAGCCGTCGCTGCGGCTGATCGCGGACATCTTCAAGTACTGCAAGGCCGAGCTGCCCAAGTGGAACACCATCTCCATCTCCGGCTACCACATGGCCGAGGCGGGCGCGACGCCCGCGCAGGAGATCGCGTTCACGCTGGCGGACGGCATCGAGTATGTGCGCACCGCGGTGGCCGCCGGGATGGACGTGGACGACTTCGGGCCCCGGCTGTCGTTCTTCTTCGTCGCCAGGACCACTCTGCTGGAGGAGATCGCCAAGTTCCGCGCGGCCCGGCGGATCTGGGCGCGGGTGATGCGCGACGAGTTCGGCGCGAAGAACCCCAAGTCGCTCATGCTGCGCTTCCACACCCAGACCGCGGGCGTGCAGCTCACCGCGCAGCAGCCCGAGGTCAACCTGGTGCGCGTCGCCGTCCAGGCCCTCGGCGCGGTGTTCGGCGGCACCCAGTCGCTGCACACCAACTCCTACGACGAGGCCATCGCGCTGCCGACCGACAAGTCGGCCCGGCTGGCGCTGCGCACGCAGCAGGTCCTCGCGTACGAGACGGACGTGACGGCCACCGTCGACCCGTTCGCCGGGTCGTACGTGATCGAGACGATGACCGACGACATGGAGACGGCCGTCGTCGAGCTGATGCGGCAGGTCGAGGACCGCGGCGGGGCCGTCAACGCGATCGAGCAGGGCTTCCAGAAGTCCGAGATCGAGCGCAGCGCGTACCGCGTGGCGCAGGAGACGGAGTCCGGCGAGCGGATCGTGGTCGGCGTCAACCGGTTCCAGCTCGACGAGGAGGAGCCGTACGAGCCGCTGCGGGTGGACCCGGCCATCGAGGCGCAGCAGGCGGAGCGGCTGGCGCGGCTGCGAGCCGAGCGGGATCAGGAGGCGGTGGACGCGGCGCTGGCCGCGCTGGCCGCCGCCGCGGCCGGAGACTCGGAGAACGTGCTCTATCCGATGAAGGAGGCGCTGCGGCTGCGCGCCACGGTCGGCGAGGTGTGCAACGCGCTGCGTGACGTCTGGGGGGCGTACGTGCCCTCGGAGACCTTCTGA